The following coding sequences lie in one Niabella agricola genomic window:
- a CDS encoding FadR/GntR family transcriptional regulator, with amino-acid sequence MERIFTAIENRSLVDKVEASLIELLHQRKLKVGDSIPTELELSTALGVSRTVIREALMRLRLMGLIESRKKKGAVITNPDIFGTLAKSMNPYILSNDTLKEIFEIRLVLEIGMADLLFRYLTEDDIKELKQIVKNEPAATRNHMFEASYEIAFHGKLYQISRNETLMKFQKLLLPIFDYVEKSSLFAPVLNPKKFVSHKQLISILEKGTPEEFRNGMRNHLENHFIRLNLATAR; translated from the coding sequence ATGGAACGAATATTTACCGCAATCGAAAACAGGAGCCTTGTAGACAAGGTAGAAGCCAGTCTGATAGAATTATTGCATCAACGCAAATTGAAGGTGGGCGACAGCATCCCTACTGAATTGGAACTGTCTACTGCATTGGGGGTTAGCCGAACGGTTATAAGAGAAGCGCTAATGCGGCTCCGTTTAATGGGTCTGATTGAAAGCCGGAAGAAAAAAGGAGCAGTGATTACCAATCCGGATATTTTTGGTACGCTGGCAAAAAGTATGAATCCCTATATTCTGAGCAATGATACATTAAAGGAGATCTTTGAAATAAGGCTGGTGCTTGAAATTGGGATGGCAGACCTGCTATTCAGGTACCTTACGGAGGATGATATAAAGGAATTAAAACAGATTGTAAAAAATGAACCGGCCGCTACCCGAAATCATATGTTTGAGGCTTCCTATGAAATCGCATTTCACGGGAAATTATACCAGATCAGCCGGAATGAAACATTGATGAAGTTTCAGAAATTGCTGTTGCCGATATTCGACTATGTTGAAAAAAGCTCTCTGTTTGCCCCGGTTTTGAATCCAAAAAAATTTGTTTCCCATAAACAGCTGATCAGTATTCTTGAAAAAGGAACACCCGAAGAATTTCGGAATGGCATGCGCAACCATCTGGAAAATCATTTCATTCGGCTGAATCTTGCAACAGCCAGGTGA